The following are encoded together in the Fundulus heteroclitus isolate FHET01 unplaced genomic scaffold, MU-UCD_Fhet_4.1 scaffold_43, whole genome shotgun sequence genome:
- the LOC118560413 gene encoding kinesin-like protein KIF20B, with amino-acid sequence MMSLVSGRLDPDSAPASSSLSLRAKRGRKKLYRPEISCPMDMPPHPMINQETDGEGQSDHDIIKRRLRSRAAKS; translated from the exons ATGATGAGCCTGGTCAGCGGCCGTCTGGACCCAGACTCAGCACCcgcctcttcctccctcagccTGAGGGCCAAGAGGGGCAGAAAGAAACTCTACAGACCTGAAATCTCCTGCCCCATGGACATGCCCCCCCACCCG ATGATCAACCAGGAGACGGACGGCGAGGGCCAGAGCGACCATGACATCATCAAACGGCGCCTGCGCAGCAGAGCGGCTAAGTCCTAG